One window of the Verrucomicrobium sp. genome contains the following:
- the trmD gene encoding tRNA (guanosine(37)-N1)-methyltransferase TrmD — MRIDVITLFPAMIEAVARETILGRAQKGGRTEIVAHQLRDYATDKHRTVDDRPYGGGPGMVLRCDVMASALQDVQGKAPAPGRVILLSPGGRTLTQEVARELSAHPRLVFLSGHYEGVDQRVADHLVDEELSIGDYVLTNGTLAALVVIDAVVRLLPGVLGNEASAGSDSFSEGLLEGPQYTRPPEFNGWKVPEILLSGHHGQIEAWRKGLAEEKTALRRKKSE; from the coding sequence ATGCGGATCGACGTCATCACCCTTTTCCCCGCCATGATCGAGGCGGTCGCCCGGGAAACCATCCTGGGCCGCGCCCAAAAGGGCGGACGGACGGAAATCGTCGCCCATCAATTACGGGACTACGCCACGGACAAGCACCGCACCGTGGACGACCGCCCCTACGGCGGCGGTCCCGGCATGGTCCTGCGGTGCGACGTGATGGCCTCCGCCCTCCAGGACGTCCAGGGCAAGGCTCCCGCCCCCGGCCGCGTCATTCTCCTTTCCCCCGGTGGCCGCACCCTGACCCAGGAAGTGGCCCGGGAACTTTCCGCCCATCCCCGGCTGGTTTTCCTCTCCGGCCACTATGAGGGGGTGGACCAGCGCGTCGCCGATCACCTGGTGGACGAGGAACTGAGCATCGGCGATTACGTCCTGACCAACGGCACCCTGGCCGCCCTGGTGGTCATCGACGCCGTCGTCCGCCTTTTGCCGGGCGTCCTGGGCAATGAGGCCTCCGCCGGGAGCGATTCCTTTTCCGAAGGGCTCCTGGAAGGCCCCCAGTATACCCGCCCGCCGGAGTTCAACGGCTGGAAGGTGCCGGAGATCCTCCTTTCCGGCCACCACGGCCAGATCGAAGCCTGGCGGAAAGGCCTGGCGGAGGAAAAAACGGCCCTTCGCCGGAAAAAGAGCGAATAA
- a CDS encoding hydrolase, which produces MSELILDPQTTALVLIDLQKGIVPLAAGPHSGADVVTRSVRLIEAFRRKKAPVVLVHVGFLDGKDALAPQADAVSHSASSFPAGWDEFVPEIVPQPGDILIKKRQWSAFTGTELDLQLRRRGIKTIVLAGIATHIGVESTARIAYELGYEQVFVEDATSSLSAEAHAASMKFIFPRMGRIRTTSEVEQAFS; this is translated from the coding sequence ATGAGCGAACTCATCCTTGACCCCCAGACCACGGCCCTTGTTCTCATCGACCTTCAGAAAGGCATTGTCCCGCTGGCGGCGGGGCCGCATTCCGGGGCCGATGTGGTCACCCGCTCCGTCCGCCTGATCGAGGCCTTCCGCCGCAAGAAGGCCCCGGTCGTTCTGGTCCACGTCGGCTTTCTGGATGGAAAGGACGCGCTGGCGCCTCAGGCGGATGCGGTGAGCCACTCCGCCTCTTCCTTCCCCGCGGGGTGGGACGAATTCGTGCCGGAAATCGTTCCCCAGCCCGGCGACATCCTCATCAAGAAGCGCCAGTGGAGCGCCTTCACCGGGACGGAGTTGGATCTCCAACTGCGCCGCCGGGGGATCAAGACCATCGTCCTGGCCGGCATCGCCACGCATATCGGGGTCGAGTCGACGGCCCGCATCGCCTATGAGCTGGGCTACGAGCAGGTCTTCGTGGAGGATGCCACCAGCAGCCTGAGCGCGGAGGCCCACGCGGCCTCGATGAAATTCATCTTTCCCCGCATGGGGCGCATCCGCACCACGTCGGAGGTCGAGCAGGCCTTTTCTTGA
- a CDS encoding KH domain-containing protein encodes MRYFLELVLQRLVDHPEEIDVRQVDGDRHVAFHVSVHPDDVGKVIGKSGRTINAIRGVLNAVAARQDQRVSVELFDNAAA; translated from the coding sequence ATGCGCTACTTCCTTGAGCTGGTCCTCCAGCGCCTCGTCGACCATCCCGAAGAGATCGACGTGCGGCAGGTCGACGGCGACCGGCACGTCGCCTTCCACGTCTCCGTCCATCCTGACGACGTGGGCAAGGTGATCGGCAAAAGCGGCCGCACCATCAACGCCATTCGCGGCGTTCTCAACGCCGTCGCCGCCCGCCAGGACCAGCGGGTCTCCGTCGAGCTTTTCGACAACGCGGCCGCCTGA
- a CDS encoding ribonuclease HII, with protein sequence MARAGRPRRFHFELTLRDAGYRCVAGVDEAGRGPLAGPVVAAAVVLPINFRHPWLADSKTLDAAKRAAVAEKLMSHPDVLYAVAEASVEEIDTLNILRASLLAMSRAVGALKQQPDYVLVDGRDYPPVKLPAKAVIDGDRKVPSISAASILAKENRDATMAAWAKVHPEYGFDVHKGYATAQHRKALAVHGPCPIHRRSFAPLRPPESALL encoded by the coding sequence GTGGCGCGTGCCGGAAGGCCGCGCCGTTTTCATTTTGAGCTGACCCTTCGCGACGCGGGCTACCGGTGCGTCGCCGGAGTTGACGAGGCGGGGCGGGGCCCGCTGGCCGGGCCCGTGGTGGCCGCCGCCGTCGTCCTTCCCATCAATTTCCGCCATCCCTGGCTGGCCGATTCCAAGACCTTGGACGCCGCCAAGCGGGCCGCCGTGGCGGAAAAGCTGATGTCCCATCCGGACGTCCTCTACGCCGTGGCGGAGGCCAGCGTGGAGGAGATCGACACGCTCAACATCCTGCGCGCCTCCCTCCTGGCCATGAGCCGCGCCGTGGGCGCGCTCAAGCAGCAGCCGGACTACGTCCTGGTGGACGGGCGGGACTATCCGCCGGTAAAGCTCCCGGCAAAGGCCGTCATCGACGGCGACCGGAAGGTGCCCTCCATCTCCGCCGCCTCGATCCTTGCCAAGGAAAACCGGGATGCGACGATGGCCGCGTGGGCCAAGGTCCACCCCGAATATGGATTCGACGTGCACAAAGGATACGCCACCGCCCAGCACCGGAAGGCGCTGGCCGTTCACGGCCCTTGCCCGATCCATCGCCGCTCGTTTGCTCCCCTGCGACCGCCGGAGAGCGCCCTCCTTTGA
- the rpsP gene encoding 30S ribosomal protein S16, whose product MRREGTSNRPYYRIVVADQRSPRDGKFIEQVGTYDPKKKEDTSTLKLERIEHWIKNGARPSETVASFIKKARKAAPAAA is encoded by the coding sequence ATGCGGCGTGAAGGGACCTCCAACCGTCCTTATTACCGGATCGTGGTCGCCGATCAGCGCAGCCCGCGCGACGGCAAGTTCATCGAGCAGGTCGGCACCTACGACCCTAAGAAGAAAGAAGACACCAGCACGCTGAAGCTGGAGCGCATCGAGCATTGGATCAAGAACGGCGCCCGCCCCAGCGAGACCGTCGCCAGCTTCATCAAGAAGGCTCGCAAGGCGGCTCCTGCCGCGGCCTAA
- a CDS encoding YraN family protein, with translation MLPCDRRRAPSFETSRQAGRYGERVAARFLKRQGYKLLLENVAIGRGEIDLVCREGDVLAFVEVKTRADSRYGEPSQAVDAQKRAKLVRAAQFYLQELRNPEILYRFDIAEVFLSAGQVPSCRLIRDAFGVQPRS, from the coding sequence TTGCTCCCCTGCGACCGCCGGAGAGCGCCCTCCTTTGAGACGTCCCGCCAGGCGGGACGCTATGGGGAGCGCGTCGCCGCGCGGTTCCTGAAGCGGCAGGGCTACAAGCTGCTGCTGGAAAACGTCGCCATTGGCCGGGGGGAGATCGACCTGGTCTGCCGGGAGGGGGACGTCCTGGCCTTCGTCGAGGTAAAGACCCGGGCCGATTCCCGCTACGGCGAGCCGAGCCAGGCCGTCGACGCCCAAAAGCGGGCCAAGCTGGTCCGCGCCGCGCAGTTCTATCTCCAGGAACTGCGGAACCCGGAGATCCTCTACCGCTTCGACATCGCGGAGGTCTTCCTCTCCGCGGGGCAGGTCCCGTCCTGCCGCCTGATCCGGGACGCCTTCGGCGTCCAACCTCGATCCTAG
- the ffh gene encoding signal recognition particle protein: MLELLQEKLAGVFKSLRGYGKLSESNVSDAVREIRMALLAADVHFQVAKDLCEEVKRRAMGEEVLRSIQPGQQFVKIFHDALVDLFAEGAGEMASERPLRLLLCGLNGSGKTTTAAKLGLWFKRQRQSVALVAGDMTRPAAVQQLQILGRSLDIPVYAWTEEKDPVRIVSLARAQAEKDGVQVLLFDAAGRLDLDEGLLQELQAVAAALEPQETLLVADAATGQSAVKVAQAFKERVPLTGIVLSKFDGDARGGAALSMQRTTGCPVKFLGTGEKPDGLEVFDPSRLVSRLLGMGDVVGLVEKAQEAFDAESAAKMEEKIRKNTLDLQDFVDQMKMLRKLGPLENLLGMIPGFPKMSGSGLDEKRLGRVEAMILSMTPQERRKPDILNARRRQRIAQGSGTSVTELNDLLRRFEEMKKMMSRLAQGGGPAQLLAKMKGMRG; encoded by the coding sequence ATGCTCGAACTTCTTCAGGAAAAGCTCGCCGGCGTCTTCAAGAGCCTGCGCGGTTACGGAAAGCTTTCCGAAAGCAACGTCTCCGACGCCGTGCGGGAGATCCGCATGGCCCTGCTGGCCGCCGACGTCCACTTCCAGGTGGCCAAGGACCTGTGCGAGGAGGTCAAGCGCCGCGCCATGGGGGAGGAAGTCCTCCGCAGCATCCAGCCGGGCCAGCAGTTCGTTAAGATTTTCCATGACGCCCTGGTCGACCTTTTTGCCGAAGGCGCGGGGGAAATGGCCTCCGAGCGGCCTCTCCGGCTCCTCCTCTGCGGCCTGAACGGCTCCGGCAAGACGACCACCGCGGCCAAGCTCGGCCTGTGGTTCAAGCGTCAGCGCCAGTCCGTCGCCCTCGTCGCCGGAGACATGACCCGGCCCGCCGCCGTCCAGCAGCTTCAGATCCTGGGCCGCTCCCTGGACATTCCCGTCTACGCCTGGACGGAGGAGAAAGACCCCGTCCGCATCGTCTCCCTGGCCCGCGCCCAGGCGGAAAAGGACGGCGTCCAGGTCCTCCTGTTCGACGCCGCCGGCCGCCTCGACCTGGACGAGGGGTTGCTCCAGGAACTCCAAGCCGTCGCCGCCGCCCTGGAACCGCAGGAAACCCTCCTGGTCGCCGACGCCGCCACCGGCCAGAGCGCGGTAAAGGTGGCCCAGGCCTTCAAGGAGCGGGTCCCCCTCACCGGCATCGTCCTGAGCAAGTTCGACGGCGACGCCCGGGGCGGCGCCGCCCTGTCCATGCAGCGGACCACCGGCTGCCCGGTCAAATTTCTGGGTACGGGGGAAAAGCCGGACGGATTGGAGGTTTTCGACCCCAGCCGCCTGGTCAGCCGCCTTTTGGGGATGGGGGACGTTGTCGGCCTGGTGGAGAAGGCCCAGGAGGCCTTCGACGCCGAGTCGGCCGCCAAGATGGAGGAGAAAATCCGGAAGAACACCCTGGACCTCCAGGACTTCGTCGACCAGATGAAGATGCTCCGGAAACTGGGGCCCCTGGAGAATTTGCTTGGCATGATCCCCGGCTTTCCTAAGATGTCGGGTTCCGGTCTGGACGAGAAGCGTCTGGGGCGTGTGGAGGCGATGATCCTCTCCATGACGCCGCAGGAACGACGCAAGCCGGATATCCTCAACGCGAGGCGCCGACAGCGCATCGCCCAGGGCAGCGGGACCTCCGTGACGGAGCTAAACGACCTGCTGCGCCGGTTCGAGGAGATGAAGAAAATGATGAGCCGCCTGGCCCAGGGCGGCGGGCCGGCTCAGTTGCTGGCCAAGATGAAGGGCATGCGCGGTTAA
- a CDS encoding helix-turn-helix domain containing protein yields MSESSSFSARRLPKQKRGEQRVAALLDAAVRVIARDGYQKATASDIAREAGASIGSLYQFFPNKEAIALGLVWRYARAFEAAWAAIEADVVSGPLDRLVDEVVERRMQSLNNPAFLAMMEDAKLPPVPEIRSLLLKRLETILLRRRKASKAEAAAVAATVLYMLKALGRFCREMPAARRKEGVAEFKAALTAYLSARWG; encoded by the coding sequence ATGAGTGAGTCCTCATCTTTTTCGGCTCGGCGCCTGCCGAAGCAAAAGCGCGGGGAGCAGCGCGTCGCGGCCCTATTGGACGCGGCGGTCCGGGTCATCGCCCGGGACGGCTACCAAAAGGCCACGGCCAGCGACATCGCCCGGGAGGCCGGCGCCTCCATCGGCTCCCTCTACCAGTTCTTTCCGAACAAGGAAGCCATCGCCCTGGGGCTGGTCTGGCGCTACGCCCGCGCCTTTGAGGCGGCCTGGGCGGCGATCGAGGCGGACGTCGTCAGCGGCCCGCTGGACAGGCTGGTGGACGAGGTCGTGGAACGGCGCATGCAATCCCTCAACAATCCCGCCTTCCTGGCCATGATGGAGGACGCCAAGCTCCCGCCGGTGCCGGAGATCCGCTCCCTCCTCTTGAAACGGCTGGAGACGATCCTCCTGCGGCGCCGGAAAGCGTCCAAGGCGGAGGCCGCCGCCGTGGCCGCCACGGTGCTCTACATGCTTAAGGCCCTGGGCCGTTTCTGCCGGGAGATGCCCGCCGCGAGGCGGAAAGAGGGTGTGGCGGAATTCAAGGCGGCGCTGACCGCCTACCTGTCCGCCCGCTGGGGCTAG
- a CDS encoding AbrB family transcriptional regulator: MKPWFLLLAVGAGFLCQALRLPAAWLFGPLAVTAFFAVRGREIPVPPRFSYVLAQACIGTTLGAGLSLSTLHLMAGHAWVLVVAIVSILGASVLNGWLLCRWTHIDAPTAFLGTMPGGAGQMVAMSDSLNADTRLVVIMQYARLLLILGTLLLVGTFLFHSHAGLGGHRPAFPLPMGRQWLLLAAITAAGWAASRLEWIPAGTFLVPAIAYMALALCGYPPGRWPAGLLDAAYLLMGMRIGARFDPDTLTEIRKIFLPLLLTTLLLLLFCLGLACWLVWALKMQPSGAYLAATPGGLDSVAAVAADLHADTGIILTVQMARLLAVLVAGPWVVRFFVRRMAT, from the coding sequence TTGAAACCCTGGTTCCTTCTCCTGGCCGTCGGGGCGGGGTTTTTGTGCCAGGCGCTCCGCCTTCCGGCAGCCTGGCTTTTTGGCCCGCTGGCGGTGACTGCGTTCTTTGCCGTGCGCGGGCGGGAGATTCCCGTGCCGCCCCGCTTCAGCTATGTGCTGGCCCAGGCCTGTATCGGCACCACCCTGGGCGCGGGGCTTTCCCTCTCCACGCTTCATCTCATGGCGGGGCACGCATGGGTGCTCGTCGTCGCCATCGTTTCCATTCTGGGGGCCAGTGTGCTGAACGGCTGGCTGCTCTGCCGCTGGACCCATATCGACGCGCCGACGGCTTTCCTGGGCACGATGCCGGGCGGCGCGGGGCAGATGGTGGCGATGAGCGACAGTCTAAATGCGGACACCCGGCTGGTGGTCATCATGCAGTACGCCCGTCTCCTCCTCATCCTGGGCACCTTGCTCCTGGTGGGGACGTTCCTCTTTCATAGCCACGCCGGGCTGGGCGGCCACCGGCCCGCCTTTCCCCTCCCCATGGGGCGGCAATGGCTGCTGCTGGCCGCCATCACGGCGGCGGGTTGGGCCGCTTCACGGTTGGAGTGGATTCCCGCCGGGACGTTCCTGGTTCCGGCGATCGCCTACATGGCGTTGGCTCTGTGCGGCTATCCTCCCGGGCGCTGGCCTGCCGGGCTTTTGGACGCGGCCTATCTTTTGATGGGGATGCGGATCGGTGCCCGCTTCGATCCGGACACGCTTACGGAAATCCGGAAGATTTTCCTCCCCCTGCTGCTGACGACGCTCCTGCTCCTCCTATTCTGCCTGGGGCTGGCCTGCTGGCTGGTGTGGGCGCTGAAGATGCAGCCGTCCGGGGCCTACCTGGCGGCGACGCCCGGCGGGCTCGACTCCGTGGCGGCCGTGGCGGCCGATCTTCATGCCGATACGGGGATTATCCTAACGGTGCAGATGGCGCGGCTCCTGGCCGTGCTGGTGGCGGGACCGTGGGTGGTCCGCTTCTTCGTCCGCCGGATGGCTACTTGA
- the rplS gene encoding 50S ribosomal protein L19 encodes MKLIEKIESEQFKQLASFKIGDTVKVHTRVRENEKERTQIFAGVVIARKGRGLNANFTVRRISYGEGVERVFPVHSPRIEKIEVQKSGTVRRAKLFYLRGLKGKNALAV; translated from the coding sequence ATGAAATTAATCGAAAAGATCGAGAGCGAACAGTTCAAGCAGCTCGCCAGCTTCAAAATCGGCGACACCGTGAAGGTGCACACCCGCGTCCGTGAGAACGAGAAGGAGCGCACCCAGATTTTCGCCGGCGTCGTCATCGCCCGCAAGGGACGCGGCCTGAACGCGAACTTCACCGTCCGCCGCATCAGCTACGGCGAGGGCGTCGAGCGCGTTTTCCCCGTCCACTCTCCCCGCATCGAGAAGATCGAAGTGCAGAAGTCCGGCACGGTCCGCCGCGCCAAGCTCTTCTACCTCCGCGGTCTCAAGGGTAAGAACGCTCTCGCCGTTTAA